DNA from Aliarcobacter butzleri:
TTAAAATCTATTGTTATTGAGAATTTTTGGTTGATTGAAAAGAATAGAGTAAAGTTTAAATAAGGAGTTTTTATGAAAAAGTTTCTAGGTCTTGTTTTGTTGATTTCAACTTTATATTCAAATGAAAATTTAACAGCTAGAGCAGTTATCATTTCATTGGATAAAACAGTTTTATCTAGTGAAATAGCAGGAGAGATAATAGAACTTTCTAAATATGAAGGTGATTCTTTTAAAAAAGGTGAAACTTTAATACGATTAGATTGTTCTATTTATAAAGCACAAAAGAGAAAAATTGAAGTTGAAAAAGAGATAGCAAGATTAGAACTAGAAAAAAATAAAAAACTAGATACTTATGGTTCTATTGGTACTTTTGAAATACAAATTTCACAAGAAAATTTTAATAAACAAAAAGCAGAAAGTGATATTGCTTCAATCAATGTAGAAAGATGTGATATTAAAGCTCCATTTGATGGAAGAATAGCTTCTAAAAAAGTGTCAAAATATCAAAGCATTAAACCTCAAGATGAACTTTTAGAGATTATAGGAACAGATAATCTTGAAGCAAAAGTAGTAGTACCTTCTTCTTGGCTTATTTGGTTAAAAAAAGGAATACAACTTGATTTAAATATTGATGAGACAGGAACAACAGTTAAAGCTCAAGTTGTTCAAATGGATTCAATAGTTGATCCAACTAGTCAATCTATAACAGTTAGAGCAAAACTTTTAAAACCATTTGACAATATAACGCCAGGTATGAGTGCAACAGCAAATTTTTACGAAAATTAATATCAAGGATTAAACTATGAAAAGAAGAAATTTAAAAAAACCAGTAATTAGTGTGTTAGAGCAAAGAGTTCTTTTTGATGGTGCGGCAGTTGCAACTGCTGTTGATGTTCTTGATAATAGTAGTTTTTCTTCATCAACTACAAAAGATTCAACAACAGTAAATGATGTTACAAATAATAGTGCTGAAAATAGTGTTCATAAAGCACAAGCAGTTCAAGGATTTGAAAAAGATAGAAGAGAAGTTGCTTTTGTAGATATAACAGTAAAAGATTACCAAACTTTAGTTGATGGAGTTGGACAAGGTGTTGAAACATATCTAGTAAGTTCTATGGATGAAATAAAATCTATTTTACAAAATCAAACTAACGTTGATTCAATCCATATTTTATCTCATGGAAAAACTGGTGAAATAACAGTAGGAAATGATATCTTAAATAAAAATACACTACAAAACTTTGATGAAGTTTTAGAAAGTATGAAATCTTCTTTAACTCAAGATGGTGATATTTTACTTTATGGTTGTAATGTAGGAAATGATGGAAAAGGTCAAGAGTTTATAGATTTATTAGCAAGTGAAACTCAAGCAGATATTGCAGCATCTGATGATATAACGGGTTCAAATAATTTAGGTGGAGATTGGGATTTAGAAGCTAAAAGTGGAACTATTGAGACAACAGCAATTGTTGTTAATGAGTATAACCATAGTTTGGCTAATCTTACAACAGATAACGATGGTGGGTTTACTTCTAGTTCTGAAATAAGTGGTTCAATTGCTACTACTGATAAAATAAATTTTGCAAGGGGTCCTGGTTCTTTTTATAATGATTTATATACCTTAAGTGGTGTTGCAAATGGAACTCAAGTAAAACTTTATATTGCACAAGGAACATTAAGTGACCCTTATATTCAAGTAACAGATAGTAATGGAACTGTAATTGTACAAGATGATGATTCTGGTGATAGTGGTACTGCAAATGGATACGATGCATACGTAAAATTTACTTGGAATAATAATTATACTATTAGAGCAACTACATACAATACTGGTGCTGTGGGTACATATACTATCTATACTGATACGGGAACATTAGTTATAAAACCAGATACAGCTCCAACATTTACTTCAAGTCCTGTAACCTTAAATATTTCAGATACACCAGATGATAATAGTATACCTAGTAGTTCAGGTTTACTTACGGCAACAGATGCGGAAAATGATGCTTTAAATTTTAGTGGTGGAGGTACAAATAGTTTTGGTACTTTATCTGTTTCAGCAAATGGTTCTTGGACTTGGGCACCAAACAATGCTTATATAAATTCTCTTACTTCTAATGCTACTACTTCTTATAATGTTTTAGTTAGTGATGGGATTAATATTACTAATCAAACATTTACTATAAATATAACATCAGCAACAAATGATGCGCCAGTTATAACATCATCAAACTCTGTTAGTTTCCAAGAAAATACAGCTACAAATGTAGCAGCATATACAATTACAGCAACTGATGCTGAAAATAATACTTTAACATATAGTATTTCAGGAACTGATTCTCAATATTTTAATATAAACTCTACTACTGGTCAAATAACATTTAAAAATAGCCCTGATTATGAAACAAAAACATCATATAGTTTGATGATTACTGCTCTTGAAACTAATGGTACGGGATTGTCAGCAAGTAAAATGATTACTATTTCTATTGCTAATGTAAATGAGCCACCTATTATAGAATCAAGTAATATTTCAAATTATACAGAAAATGGTTCTCCTGTTGTTCTTTCTCCTTCTCTTACTATAGACAAGGGAGAAACTTCAACTTTAGCAAGTGCACAAATAAGTATTAGTTCTGGATTTATAAGTGGTGGAGATATTTTGAATTTTGTAAATGATGG
Protein-coding regions in this window:
- a CDS encoding efflux RND transporter periplasmic adaptor subunit; this translates as MKKFLGLVLLISTLYSNENLTARAVIISLDKTVLSSEIAGEIIELSKYEGDSFKKGETLIRLDCSIYKAQKRKIEVEKEIARLELEKNKKLDTYGSIGTFEIQISQENFNKQKAESDIASINVERCDIKAPFDGRIASKKVSKYQSIKPQDELLEIIGTDNLEAKVVVPSSWLIWLKKGIQLDLNIDETGTTVKAQVVQMDSIVDPTSQSITVRAKLLKPFDNITPGMSATANFYEN